From a region of the Pseudokineococcus lusitanus genome:
- a CDS encoding metallopeptidase family protein codes for MPDASSPGRRRRRRDRRGRGPRGPLLPATLPAARTRGERFDDLVLDAVEDVEGVLGEPLDRIEFAVEDVPPADPSEVGGEAVPLGRYSAADRSAPARVVVYRRPVETRAADVGELGDLVHQVVVEQVAHALGTEPERLDPRYGED; via the coding sequence GTGCCCGACGCCTCCTCCCCCGGCCGCCGCCGGCGCCGGCGGGACCGCCGCGGCCGCGGCCCGCGCGGCCCCCTGCTGCCCGCGACGCTGCCCGCGGCGCGCACGCGGGGCGAGCGCTTCGACGACCTCGTCCTCGACGCCGTCGAGGACGTCGAGGGGGTGCTCGGCGAGCCGCTGGACCGCATCGAGTTCGCCGTCGAGGACGTGCCCCCGGCCGACCCCTCCGAGGTGGGCGGCGAGGCCGTCCCGCTGGGCCGCTACTCCGCGGCGGACCGGTCCGCGCCCGCCCGGGTCGTCGTCTACCGCCGGCCGGTGGAGACCCGCGCGGCGGACGTCGGCGAGCTCGGCGACCTCGTGCACCAGGTGGTCGTCGAGCAGGTCGCGCACGCGCTGGGCACGGAGCCGGAGCGGCTCGACCCGCGCTACGGCGAGGACTGA
- a CDS encoding DUF3499 domain-containing protein: MSPRPAARRCCRSACPEPAVATLTYVYADSTAVLGPLSASAEPHTYDLCARHSQRLTAPRGWEVVRLAPDVPAERRSDDDLLALADAVRDAARPRAGAAPAARPGAPATSPRAEEPAQETARRGHLRVLRDAGGHPTR, translated from the coding sequence GTGAGCCCCCGACCCGCCGCGCGCCGCTGCTGTCGCAGCGCCTGCCCCGAGCCCGCGGTGGCCACGCTCACCTACGTCTACGCCGACTCCACGGCCGTCCTCGGCCCCCTGTCGGCGTCCGCCGAGCCGCACACGTACGACCTCTGCGCCCGCCACTCGCAGCGGCTCACGGCCCCCCGCGGCTGGGAGGTCGTCCGGCTCGCCCCGGACGTCCCCGCCGAGCGGCGCAGCGACGACGACCTCCTCGCCCTCGCGGACGCCGTCCGCGACGCCGCCCGCCCCCGCGCCGGAGCCGCCCCCGCGGCCCGCCCCGGCGCCCCGGCGACGTCGCCCCGCGCCGAGGAGCCCGCGCAGGAGACCGCCCGCCGGGGCCACCTCCGCGTCCTCCGCGACGCGGGCGGCCACCCCACCCGCTGA
- a CDS encoding phosphomannomutase/phosphoglucomutase — protein sequence MTTASTAPDLSAIVKAYDVRGVVPDQWDERTARALGAAVADVLVLEAGHPAGGSPDTGTGAGAARRLVVGHDMRPSSPGLVEAFAAGAQDRGVDVVVVGLCSTDGLYYASGVMDAPGAMFTASHNPAQYNGIKLCRAGARPVSLETGLAAVRDHAAASLAGDGVGVVDDRGARTDEDVLRGYGEHLRGLVDLSGSRPLRVVVDAGNGMAGLTVPAVLEEAAGLPALPLDVRPLYFELDGTFPNHEANPLEPANLVDLQRAVVEQGADIGLAFDGDADRCFVVDERGEAVSPSAVTALVALREIARERAADPDAPVTVIHNLITSQVVPELVTGAGATAVRTRVGHSFIKEQMATTGAVFGGEHSAHYYFAAFWGADTGMLAAMHVLAALGATDQPLSELVADYAPYAASGEINSTVHDVPAAVERVRQVFAARGAGFDELDGMTVTAPVGDGDEADGPAPGAGPGGRAWWFNLRASNTEPLLRLNVEAVDAATLAAVRDEVLALVRADA from the coding sequence GTGACCACTGCGAGCACCGCCCCGGACCTCAGCGCCATCGTCAAGGCGTACGACGTGCGCGGCGTCGTCCCCGACCAGTGGGACGAGCGCACGGCGCGCGCCCTCGGGGCCGCCGTGGCCGACGTCCTCGTCCTCGAGGCCGGTCACCCCGCGGGCGGCTCGCCCGACACCGGCACGGGGGCCGGCGCCGCCCGCCGCCTCGTCGTCGGGCACGACATGCGCCCCAGCTCGCCCGGCCTCGTCGAGGCCTTCGCCGCCGGCGCCCAGGACCGCGGCGTCGACGTCGTCGTCGTCGGCCTCTGCTCGACGGACGGCCTCTACTACGCGAGCGGCGTCATGGACGCGCCCGGCGCGATGTTCACCGCGAGCCACAACCCCGCGCAGTACAACGGCATCAAGCTGTGCCGCGCCGGCGCCCGCCCGGTGAGCCTGGAGACCGGCCTCGCCGCCGTCCGCGACCACGCCGCGGCCTCCCTCGCCGGCGACGGCGTCGGTGTCGTCGACGACCGCGGCGCCCGCACCGACGAGGACGTCCTGCGCGGCTACGGCGAGCACCTGCGCGGCCTCGTCGACCTGTCCGGGTCCCGCCCCCTGCGCGTCGTCGTCGACGCCGGCAACGGCATGGCCGGCCTCACCGTCCCCGCCGTCCTCGAGGAGGCGGCCGGGCTGCCCGCGCTGCCCCTCGACGTCCGCCCGCTCTACTTCGAGCTCGACGGCACCTTCCCCAACCACGAGGCCAACCCGCTCGAGCCGGCCAACCTCGTGGACCTCCAGCGCGCCGTCGTCGAGCAGGGCGCCGACATCGGCCTCGCCTTCGACGGCGACGCCGACCGGTGCTTCGTCGTCGACGAGCGCGGGGAGGCCGTCAGCCCCTCCGCCGTCACGGCCCTCGTGGCCCTGCGGGAGATCGCGCGCGAGCGCGCCGCCGACCCCGACGCCCCGGTCACGGTGATCCACAACCTCATCACCTCCCAGGTCGTCCCCGAGCTCGTGACCGGTGCGGGCGCCACGGCCGTCCGCACCCGCGTCGGGCACTCCTTCATCAAGGAGCAGATGGCGACGACGGGCGCCGTCTTCGGCGGCGAGCACTCGGCGCACTACTACTTCGCGGCCTTCTGGGGCGCCGACACGGGCATGCTCGCGGCCATGCACGTCCTCGCCGCCCTCGGGGCCACCGACCAGCCGCTGTCGGAGCTCGTCGCCGACTACGCGCCGTACGCGGCCAGCGGCGAGATCAACTCGACCGTCCACGACGTCCCCGCCGCCGTCGAGCGCGTCCGCCAGGTCTTCGCCGCCCGCGGCGCCGGCTTCGACGAGCTCGACGGCATGACCGTCACCGCGCCCGTGGGCGACGGCGACGAGGCGGACGGCCCCGCGCCCGGGGCGGGCCCGGGCGGCCGCGCGTGGTGGTTCAACCTGCGCGCCAGCAACACCGAGCCGCTGCTGCGCCTCAACGTCGAGGCCGTGGACGCCGCCACGCTGGCCGCGGTCCGCGACGAGGTCCTCGCGCTCGTGCGGGCCGACGCGTGA
- a CDS encoding Trm112 family protein, translating into MSAGPGGTAPAAAEPPRWLREVLRCPATGSRLEDRRDADGHLVGLLAVEADPPLLYPVVDGIPVLLVDEGVPQPPAGGSTADGDADGAPRSGA; encoded by the coding sequence GTGAGCGCCGGGCCGGGCGGGACGGCGCCCGCGGCGGCCGAGCCGCCGCGCTGGCTGCGCGAGGTGCTGCGCTGCCCGGCCACGGGCAGCCGGCTGGAGGACCGTCGCGACGCGGACGGCCACCTCGTGGGGCTGCTGGCCGTCGAGGCCGACCCGCCGCTGCTCTACCCGGTGGTCGACGGCATCCCCGTCCTCCTCGTCGACGAGGGCGTCCCGCAGCCGCCGGCCGGTGGCTCGACGGCGGACGGCGACGCCGACGGCGCGCCGCGGTCCGGTGCCTGA
- a CDS encoding SIS domain-containing protein — MPELDEALLDDEGRLAAADPSAVLRALAGAGAQVRRALELVEESPAARWDPADRPRAVVVAARGGSAVVAGVLEALAGQRAAVPVVARTGAVLPAWVGALDLVVAVSLSGRAESTVALAAEAGRRGARLLTVGAADSPLAVACAHGRGVHVPLPEPGREATSAPTSRTALWSLLTPALWAGERLGVLPPLGGTDGRGTVAALEEVADALDVEADACRPSSDTFVNPAKTLALDLATDVPVLLGDGDLAGVAARRAASVLARTARLPAVHGRLPDDAGDVVATFGGPFAAAAEDELFEDPFLDGPSRSRLRLVLLREEVTGPGSAVLRLAERSGVRTSDVVVDEGGPLARFARLVARTDLAATYLALGTGLDPATSPHVAELRDALG, encoded by the coding sequence GTGCCTGAGCTCGACGAGGCCCTCCTCGACGACGAGGGCCGGCTCGCCGCGGCGGACCCGTCCGCCGTGCTCCGGGCGCTCGCGGGCGCGGGGGCCCAGGTGCGGCGGGCGCTCGAGCTCGTCGAGGAGTCGCCCGCCGCCCGCTGGGACCCCGCGGACCGGCCGCGCGCCGTCGTCGTCGCGGCCCGGGGCGGCTCGGCGGTCGTCGCCGGCGTCCTCGAGGCGCTCGCCGGCCAGCGCGCCGCCGTCCCCGTCGTCGCCCGCACGGGCGCGGTGCTGCCCGCGTGGGTCGGCGCGCTCGACCTCGTCGTCGCCGTGTCGCTGTCCGGCCGCGCGGAGTCCACCGTCGCCCTGGCCGCCGAGGCCGGCCGCCGCGGCGCGCGCCTGCTCACCGTGGGGGCCGCCGACTCGCCGCTGGCCGTCGCGTGCGCCCACGGCCGCGGCGTCCACGTGCCGCTGCCCGAGCCCGGCCGCGAGGCGACGTCCGCGCCGACCTCGCGGACCGCCCTGTGGTCCCTCCTGACGCCCGCGCTGTGGGCGGGGGAGCGCCTCGGCGTCCTCCCGCCGCTGGGCGGCACGGACGGGCGCGGCACGGTCGCGGCGCTCGAGGAGGTCGCCGACGCCCTCGACGTCGAGGCCGACGCCTGCCGGCCGTCGTCCGACACCTTCGTCAACCCGGCGAAGACGCTCGCGCTCGACCTCGCCACGGACGTGCCCGTCCTCCTCGGCGACGGCGACCTCGCCGGCGTCGCGGCCCGCCGGGCCGCGTCGGTGCTGGCGCGGACGGCCCGCCTGCCCGCCGTCCACGGTCGGCTGCCGGACGACGCCGGCGACGTCGTGGCCACGTTCGGCGGCCCCTTCGCCGCGGCCGCCGAGGACGAGCTCTTCGAGGACCCCTTCCTCGACGGCCCGTCGCGCAGCCGGCTGCGGCTCGTCCTCCTCCGCGAGGAGGTCACGGGGCCGGGCTCGGCCGTGCTGCGCCTGGCCGAGCGCTCCGGCGTCCGCACGAGCGACGTCGTCGTCGACGAGGGCGGCCCGCTGGCGCGCTTCGCCCGGCTGGTCGCCCGCACCGACCTCGCCGCCACCTACCTGGCGCTGGGCACCGGGCTCGACCCCGCGACGTCGCCGCACGTCGCCGAGCTGCGGGACGCGCTGGGCTGA
- the ahcY gene encoding adenosylhomocysteinase, translated as MTLTVPAPTDDAAAPTGSTAPADLPVAEVVGGLEHLVADRALAEAGRHQIRLAEHEMPGLMALRAEMGGSQPLAGTRITGSLHMTVQTAVLIETLTALGAEVRWASCNIFSTQDEAAAAIVVGSGTPEAPDGVPVFAWKGETLAEYWWCTERALDWSGTGHAGPTAILDDGGDATLLVHQGVEVEKAGEVPGDEAAENAEHAVVLATLRRSLEQDAQRFTRLAAELVGVTEETTTGVHRLVEMHRTGRLLVPAVNVNDAVTKSKFDNTYGCRHSLVDGLNRAVDVLLGGKVAVVCGYGDVGKGCAESLRGQGARVVVTEVDPICALQAAMEGYQVVTLEDVIDQADVVVTTTGCRDVVTADQMSRLKDKAVVANIGHFDNEIDMAGLQSWPGVRRVEIKPQVHEWVYPATDGPEGRGEHSIIVLSEGRLMNLGNATGHPSFVMSCSFSNQVIAQVELAQNVDAYPVGVHVLPKHLDEKVARLHLDALGVRLTELSADQAGYLGVPVEGPYKPEAYRY; from the coding sequence GTGACCCTCACCGTCCCCGCCCCCACCGACGACGCCGCCGCGCCGACCGGCTCGACCGCCCCGGCGGACCTGCCCGTCGCCGAGGTCGTCGGCGGCCTCGAGCACCTCGTCGCCGACCGCGCCCTCGCCGAGGCCGGCCGCCACCAGATCCGTCTCGCCGAGCACGAGATGCCGGGGCTCATGGCCCTGCGCGCCGAGATGGGCGGGTCCCAGCCGCTCGCGGGCACCCGCATCACCGGCTCGTTGCACATGACGGTGCAGACCGCCGTCCTCATCGAGACCCTCACCGCGCTCGGCGCGGAGGTCCGCTGGGCCAGCTGCAACATCTTCTCCACGCAGGACGAGGCCGCCGCGGCGATCGTCGTCGGCAGCGGCACCCCCGAGGCCCCCGACGGCGTCCCGGTGTTCGCCTGGAAGGGCGAGACGCTCGCCGAGTACTGGTGGTGCACCGAGCGCGCGCTCGACTGGTCGGGCACCGGCCACGCCGGCCCCACGGCGATCCTCGACGACGGCGGCGACGCGACCCTCCTCGTCCACCAGGGCGTCGAGGTCGAGAAGGCCGGCGAGGTCCCCGGCGACGAGGCGGCGGAGAACGCCGAGCACGCCGTCGTCCTGGCCACCCTGCGCCGCAGCCTCGAGCAGGACGCGCAGCGCTTCACGCGGCTGGCCGCCGAGCTCGTCGGCGTCACCGAGGAGACCACGACGGGCGTCCACCGCCTCGTCGAGATGCACCGCACCGGGCGGCTGCTCGTGCCGGCGGTCAACGTCAACGACGCCGTGACGAAGTCGAAGTTCGACAACACCTACGGCTGCCGCCACTCGCTCGTCGACGGCCTCAACCGCGCGGTCGACGTCCTCCTCGGCGGCAAGGTCGCGGTGGTCTGCGGCTACGGCGACGTCGGCAAGGGCTGCGCCGAGTCGCTGCGCGGGCAGGGCGCCCGCGTCGTCGTCACCGAGGTCGACCCCATCTGCGCGCTGCAGGCCGCGATGGAGGGCTACCAGGTCGTCACGCTCGAGGACGTCATCGACCAGGCGGACGTCGTCGTCACGACGACGGGCTGCCGCGACGTCGTCACCGCCGACCAGATGTCGCGCCTCAAGGACAAGGCCGTCGTCGCGAACATCGGCCACTTCGACAACGAGATCGACATGGCGGGCCTCCAGTCGTGGCCCGGCGTCCGCCGCGTCGAGATCAAGCCGCAGGTGCACGAGTGGGTGTACCCGGCCACCGACGGCCCCGAGGGCCGCGGCGAGCACAGCATCATCGTGCTCTCCGAGGGCCGGCTCATGAACCTCGGCAACGCGACGGGCCACCCGTCCTTCGTCATGAGCTGCTCCTTCTCCAACCAGGTCATCGCGCAGGTGGAGCTGGCGCAGAACGTCGACGCCTACCCGGTCGGCGTCCACGTGCTGCCGAAGCACCTCGACGAGAAGGTCGCGCGCCTCCACCTCGACGCCCTCGGCGTCCGGCTCACCGAGCTGTCCGCCGACCAGGCCGGCTACCTCGGCGTCCCGGTCGAGGGGCCGTACAAGCCCGAGGCCTACCGCTACTGA
- a CDS encoding RDD family protein, producing MSSPTAAARREDEALEALLGTGVVTGDAVVLELPRASPALRVLSAVLDALVVVVVGVVVAVVALPRLSSSGDTSLVAAVGTALGVLVVVGLPTAVETLTRGRSLGRLVVGTRVVRDDGGPVRLRHALVRALTGVVELWGLAGGPALISALASPRSKRLGDLLAGTVVVRERAARQDVAPVTMPPGLAGWAGSADVAALPPALALACRQLLARRQTLHPASRARLGGQLRGDVVGRVFPPPPAGATDEDVLAAVLAERRRRDTDRLRRQEDARRRDVDLLQRLPFGR from the coding sequence GTGAGCTCCCCGACGGCCGCCGCCCGCCGCGAGGACGAGGCGCTGGAGGCGCTGCTGGGGACGGGCGTCGTCACGGGCGACGCGGTCGTCCTCGAGCTGCCCCGCGCGTCGCCGGCCCTGCGCGTGCTGTCCGCCGTCCTCGACGCGCTCGTCGTCGTCGTGGTGGGCGTCGTCGTCGCGGTCGTCGCGCTGCCGCGGCTGTCGTCGTCGGGCGACACCTCGCTCGTCGCGGCCGTGGGGACGGCGCTCGGCGTCCTCGTGGTCGTCGGCCTGCCGACGGCCGTGGAGACGCTGACCCGCGGCCGCTCGCTCGGGCGGCTCGTCGTCGGCACACGGGTGGTGCGCGACGACGGCGGCCCCGTCCGCCTGCGGCACGCCCTCGTCCGGGCGCTCACCGGCGTCGTCGAGCTGTGGGGGCTGGCCGGCGGGCCCGCGCTCATCAGCGCGCTCGCCTCCCCGCGGTCCAAACGCCTCGGCGACCTGCTGGCCGGCACCGTGGTCGTCCGCGAGCGGGCGGCGCGCCAGGACGTCGCGCCGGTGACGATGCCGCCGGGCCTCGCCGGGTGGGCCGGCTCCGCCGACGTCGCCGCCCTCCCGCCCGCGCTCGCCCTCGCCTGCCGCCAGCTGCTCGCGCGGCGGCAGACGCTCCACCCGGCGTCCCGCGCGCGGCTCGGCGGGCAGCTGCGGGGGGACGTCGTCGGCCGCGTCTTCCCGCCGCCCCCGGCCGGCGCGACCGACGAGGACGTCCTCGCCGCGGTGCTGGCCGAGCGGCGCCGGCGGGACACCGACCGGCTGCGCCGGCAGGAGGACGCCCGCCGTCGCGACGTCGACCTCCTGCAGCGCCTGCCCTTCGGTCGCTGA
- a CDS encoding acyltransferase family protein has translation MPSSVAAPPRERQQWLDVARGVAVLLVVAAHVVDFVSMRGERAALLEPALQVVQAFRVPALFFVAGLLLAGYRDRPWRRVVRDRVLLFAWLLVVWLVVERLVDVVLERDPWQSPLELLGYVATWFAFPDHNLWFLAGVLWMTLVVRLLARRLWLMLLVAGVMLSGLLPALPLGPLERFYVVQAPYVLLGVVLAPLVLRVGARASLRACWGAVALFVPLGVLRWYGVLDPLPGALVRVTVALTGIAALLAVGRLLAELRGAAVWAHVGRNTLAVYLVHYPLSLLVFRRLDVVAPELVPDNPYVAAVLVVAVGVGAGLGLAALVRVTRLGGVLTAPRWLLRLFDRLWPEGGRPTVLRPLRRRPVARRAPAPAPARLTLLAEGPGRPGRAAAAPAAPSAPLRPDPAPPSVGLCGEECVSAVCSGERRDAAR, from the coding sequence GTGCCGTCGTCCGTCGCCGCGCCGCCGCGCGAGCGCCAGCAGTGGCTGGATGTGGCCCGCGGCGTCGCCGTGCTCCTCGTGGTGGCGGCGCACGTCGTCGACTTCGTCTCCATGCGCGGCGAGCGCGCCGCCCTCCTCGAGCCGGCGCTGCAGGTCGTCCAGGCCTTCCGGGTGCCGGCGCTCTTCTTCGTCGCCGGCCTCCTCCTCGCGGGCTACCGCGACCGGCCCTGGCGCCGCGTCGTCCGCGACCGCGTGCTCCTCTTCGCGTGGCTGCTCGTCGTGTGGCTCGTCGTCGAGCGCCTCGTCGACGTCGTGCTGGAGCGCGACCCGTGGCAGTCGCCGCTGGAGCTGCTCGGCTACGTCGCCACGTGGTTCGCCTTCCCCGACCACAACCTCTGGTTCCTCGCCGGCGTCCTCTGGATGACGCTCGTCGTCCGGCTCCTGGCGCGCCGCCTGTGGCTCATGCTGCTCGTCGCGGGCGTCATGCTCAGCGGCCTGCTGCCCGCGCTGCCGCTGGGGCCCCTCGAGCGCTTCTACGTCGTGCAGGCCCCGTACGTGCTCCTGGGCGTGGTCCTCGCGCCGCTCGTGCTGCGCGTCGGCGCCCGCGCGAGCCTGCGGGCCTGCTGGGGCGCCGTCGCCCTCTTCGTGCCGCTCGGGGTCCTGCGCTGGTACGGCGTCCTCGACCCGCTGCCGGGGGCGCTGGTGCGGGTGACCGTCGCGCTGACCGGCATCGCCGCGCTCCTGGCCGTCGGCCGCCTGCTGGCCGAGCTGCGGGGCGCCGCGGTGTGGGCGCACGTCGGGCGCAACACCCTGGCGGTGTACCTCGTCCACTACCCGCTGTCCCTGCTGGTCTTCCGGCGCCTCGACGTCGTGGCGCCCGAGCTCGTGCCGGACAACCCCTACGTCGCGGCGGTCCTCGTCGTCGCCGTCGGGGTGGGGGCCGGCCTCGGGCTGGCCGCGCTCGTGCGCGTGACCCGGCTCGGCGGCGTCCTCACGGCCCCGCGGTGGCTGCTGCGCCTGTTCGACCGCCTGTGGCCGGAGGGTGGTCGTCCGACCGTCCTCCGCCCGCTGCGCCGCCGCCCGGTCGCCCGCCGGGCGCCCGCTCCCGCCCCGGCACGCCTCACGCTGCTCGCCGAGGGCCCCGGTCGACCCGGGCGGGCCGCCGCGGCCCCCGCCGCCCCGTCGGCCCCCCTGCGGCCCGACCCGGCGCCGCCGTCCGTGGGGCTCTGCGGCGAGGAGTGCGTCTCGGCCGTGTGCAGCGGCGAGCGGCGCGACGCCGCTCGGTAG
- a CDS encoding stage II sporulation protein M produces the protein MPAVARRGTAGDEEGRAMDVDAFVEVHEPTWQRLEELVGRRRLDGDSSDELVRLYQRVVTHLSQVQASGGDPVLASRLSRLAARARTRIGGAREPAWRELARFALVSFPAAVFRIRWLVVAVAAVFVAVAAAVAAWVATDPAVLAALGSEEDLRQYVERDFVDYYSQNTAASFAGQVWTNNARIAALCVALGIAGLPVLYVLFTNAVGVGQAAGMLFAFDRGDVFFAFILPHGFMELTAVFVAGAAGLRIFWAWVAPGGRTRADSLAAEGRALFTVALGLVFVLAVSGVVEGFVTPAPWPTPVRVGVGLAVLVAFCVYVHVLGGRAVRAGETGDLRAADTGDLAPARG, from the coding sequence GTGCCCGCCGTCGCCCGGCGGGGGACGGCGGGGGACGAGGAGGGCAGGGCCATGGACGTCGACGCCTTCGTCGAGGTGCACGAGCCGACGTGGCAGCGGCTCGAGGAGCTCGTGGGGCGCCGTCGGCTCGACGGCGACTCCTCCGACGAGCTGGTCCGCCTCTACCAGCGCGTCGTCACGCACCTCTCGCAGGTGCAGGCCTCCGGCGGCGACCCCGTGCTCGCCTCCCGGCTCTCCCGCCTCGCCGCCCGGGCCCGGACCCGCATCGGGGGCGCCCGCGAGCCCGCCTGGCGCGAGCTCGCCCGCTTCGCGCTCGTGTCCTTCCCGGCCGCGGTCTTCCGGATCCGGTGGCTCGTCGTGGCCGTCGCGGCGGTCTTCGTCGCGGTGGCCGCCGCCGTGGCGGCGTGGGTGGCCACCGACCCGGCGGTGCTCGCGGCCCTCGGCAGCGAGGAGGACCTGCGGCAGTACGTCGAGCGGGACTTCGTCGACTACTACTCGCAGAACACGGCGGCGAGCTTCGCGGGCCAGGTGTGGACCAACAACGCCCGCATCGCGGCGCTCTGCGTCGCCCTCGGCATCGCCGGGCTCCCCGTGCTCTACGTGCTCTTCACGAACGCCGTGGGCGTCGGGCAGGCGGCGGGGATGCTCTTCGCCTTCGACCGCGGCGACGTCTTCTTCGCGTTCATCCTCCCGCACGGCTTCATGGAGCTGACCGCCGTCTTCGTCGCCGGGGCCGCGGGCCTGCGGATCTTCTGGGCCTGGGTGGCGCCGGGCGGCCGGACGCGGGCCGACTCCCTCGCCGCGGAGGGCCGGGCGCTGTTCACGGTCGCCCTCGGGCTGGTCTTCGTGCTGGCGGTCTCGGGCGTCGTCGAGGGCTTCGTCACCCCGGCCCCCTGGCCCACGCCCGTGCGCGTCGGCGTGGGCCTGGCCGTGCTCGTCGCCTTCTGCGTCTACGTCCACGTCCTCGGCGGCCGGGCCGTCCGGGCCGGCGAGACCGGTGACCTCCGCGCCGCGGACACGGGCGACCTGGCCCCCGCGCGGGGCTGA
- a CDS encoding uracil-xanthine permease family protein, with translation MSAPRPETGRPRRTLRGPGWTLHGDGRSPGPGEVVGPSERLTWPRTVAVGAQHVVAMFGATFLVPLITGLPPATTLFFSAVGTLLFLVVTAGRLPSYLGSSFAFIAPIAAATQQGGLATALGGVAVTGVALALVGVVVHVAGPGWVARVMPPPVTGTIVALIGLNLAPAAYGNVQLGPVTAVVTIVAILLATVLFTGLLGRLGVLVGVVVGYAVAAVLGEVDLQPVRDAGWVGLPPFTTPQLDLSVLGLFLPVVLVLVAENVGHVTSVGAMTGTDVDRLTGRALIADGAATTLAGLGGGSGTTTYAENIGVMAATRVYSTAAYLVAGVVALVLSLSPKVGALIATVPAGVLGGAATVLYGLIGVLGARIWVQRRVDFADPVNLMTAGTALVIGIADYQWSPGGLTFGGIALGSAAALVIYHGMRAVQRLRGTRPEDQRADLVDAAEAP, from the coding sequence GTGAGCGCGCCACGACCTGAGACCGGACGGCCCCGACGGACCCTCCGCGGCCCCGGCTGGACCCTGCACGGGGACGGGCGCAGCCCCGGCCCGGGCGAGGTGGTCGGCCCCTCCGAGCGGCTGACGTGGCCGCGCACGGTCGCCGTCGGCGCGCAGCACGTCGTCGCGATGTTCGGGGCGACCTTCCTCGTGCCCCTCATCACGGGCCTGCCCCCGGCCACGACGCTCTTCTTCTCCGCCGTCGGCACCCTGCTCTTCCTCGTCGTCACCGCCGGCCGGCTGCCCAGCTACCTCGGCTCGTCCTTCGCCTTCATCGCGCCCATCGCCGCGGCCACGCAGCAGGGCGGGCTCGCGACGGCGCTCGGCGGCGTCGCCGTCACGGGCGTCGCCCTCGCCCTCGTGGGCGTCGTCGTCCACGTCGCCGGGCCGGGGTGGGTGGCGCGCGTCATGCCCCCGCCGGTGACGGGCACGATCGTCGCGCTCATCGGCCTCAACCTCGCACCGGCGGCGTACGGCAACGTGCAGCTCGGCCCCGTGACGGCGGTCGTGACGATCGTCGCGATCCTCCTCGCCACGGTGCTCTTCACCGGGCTGCTCGGCCGCCTCGGGGTGCTCGTCGGCGTCGTCGTCGGGTACGCCGTCGCGGCCGTCCTCGGCGAGGTGGACCTGCAGCCCGTGCGCGACGCCGGCTGGGTGGGCCTGCCCCCGTTCACGACGCCGCAGCTGGACCTGTCCGTCCTCGGCCTCTTCCTGCCCGTGGTCCTCGTGCTCGTCGCCGAGAACGTCGGCCACGTCACGTCGGTCGGGGCGATGACCGGCACCGACGTCGACCGCCTCACCGGCCGGGCGCTCATCGCGGACGGCGCGGCCACGACGCTCGCCGGCCTCGGCGGCGGCTCGGGCACGACGACGTACGCCGAGAACATCGGCGTCATGGCCGCCACCCGCGTCTACTCGACCGCGGCCTACCTCGTCGCCGGCGTCGTCGCGCTCGTGCTGAGCCTGTCGCCCAAGGTCGGCGCCCTCATCGCCACCGTCCCGGCGGGCGTCCTCGGCGGCGCGGCGACGGTGCTCTACGGCCTCATCGGCGTCCTCGGGGCCCGGATCTGGGTCCAGCGCCGCGTCGACTTCGCCGACCCGGTCAACCTCATGACCGCGGGCACCGCGCTGGTCATCGGCATCGCCGACTACCAGTGGAGCCCCGGGGGGCTGACCTTCGGCGGCATCGCGCTGGGCTCGGCGGCCGCCCTCGTGATCTACCACGGCATGCGCGCCGTCCAGCGCCTGCGCGGGACGCGACCCGAGGACCAGCGGGCCGACCTCGTCGACGCCGCCGAGGCGCCCTGA